The following are encoded together in the Bacillus sp. NP157 genome:
- a CDS encoding pre-peptidase C-terminal domain-containing protein, which translates to MIRRNMLFTALAAAGLFCAMGASAAEIKIVNQDVGTGKGLDDPTPATPVGGNPGTTVGKQALNVFQFAADVWGAVLQSDVTITNNATFEKLSCDATSGVLGSSGTTYIFYFDNTSTLPARAVRNTWYHSALFDALSGEDGAPGEADIQSQFNGALGSTGCLEGSKWYYGLDGNTPAGSINFLNVVLHEMAHGLGFSGFNSLTTGSPYVGSDGVARPDIYSSFVYNDTKQKKWYDLTNAERVTAALDDGNLVFTGPTVKAEAPLALGQPDVFHVSAPAAAVGDYTYSQGAFGPLATASNFSGAVVQAAPADACSAITNASAIAGKIALIDRGTCNFTDKVAAAQTAGAKAVLVANNQAGAITPGGTPTTTINIPTIAVSQVDGNKLKANLAGLTGAVGKGTGLAGADAQGNVQLYAPTVLAQGSSFSHYDTRLTPNAIMEYAINQDLMGQIDVDLTPALFKDEGWLLASGTQKLLTCDTGIATVVPGGVIVGANVVSNAKIIAGDAATLAAYRTAIRAYATTLGNSGLITPTQLTSLNACFNDAQTQAQYTAWHAAIPDAIALGNNVGLANQAGAAGSTRVYALSVPAGAKTLTFRTAGGSGDVSIAVQAPGATAFTAVANRTGNAEVYTKATPATGTWYLQVTGVKAYSGVTVQAVYTQ; encoded by the coding sequence ATGATCCGCCGCAACATGCTGTTCACCGCGCTCGCCGCGGCTGGCCTGTTCTGCGCGATGGGCGCCAGCGCGGCCGAGATCAAGATCGTCAACCAGGACGTGGGCACCGGCAAGGGCCTCGACGACCCCACGCCGGCGACGCCGGTGGGCGGCAACCCCGGCACCACGGTCGGCAAGCAGGCGTTGAACGTGTTCCAGTTCGCCGCCGATGTCTGGGGTGCCGTGCTGCAGAGCGACGTCACCATCACCAATAACGCCACGTTCGAAAAGCTGTCCTGCGACGCCACCTCGGGCGTGCTCGGCTCGTCGGGCACGACGTACATCTTCTACTTCGACAACACCAGCACGCTGCCGGCACGCGCCGTCCGCAACACCTGGTATCACTCGGCCCTGTTCGACGCCCTCAGCGGTGAAGACGGCGCACCGGGCGAAGCCGACATCCAGAGCCAGTTCAACGGTGCGCTGGGTTCCACCGGCTGCCTCGAGGGGTCGAAGTGGTACTACGGCCTGGACGGCAATACGCCGGCCGGTTCGATCAACTTCCTCAACGTGGTGCTGCACGAAATGGCCCACGGCCTGGGCTTCTCGGGCTTCAACAGCCTGACCACCGGCTCGCCGTACGTGGGCAGCGATGGCGTGGCGCGTCCCGACATCTATTCGAGCTTCGTCTACAACGACACGAAGCAGAAGAAGTGGTACGACCTGACCAACGCCGAGCGCGTCACGGCCGCGCTGGATGACGGCAACCTCGTCTTCACCGGCCCCACCGTGAAGGCGGAAGCGCCGCTCGCCCTCGGCCAGCCGGATGTCTTCCACGTGTCGGCCCCGGCCGCCGCCGTCGGCGACTACACCTACTCGCAGGGTGCCTTCGGTCCGCTCGCCACGGCATCGAACTTCAGCGGTGCCGTGGTCCAGGCGGCTCCGGCCGATGCCTGCTCCGCGATCACCAATGCCTCGGCCATCGCCGGCAAGATCGCCCTGATCGACCGTGGTACCTGCAACTTCACCGACAAGGTGGCCGCTGCACAGACCGCGGGCGCCAAGGCGGTGCTCGTTGCCAACAACCAGGCAGGCGCGATCACCCCGGGTGGTACGCCGACCACGACGATCAACATCCCGACGATCGCCGTGAGCCAGGTCGATGGCAACAAGCTCAAGGCCAACCTCGCCGGCCTGACCGGTGCCGTGGGCAAGGGCACGGGCCTGGCCGGTGCCGATGCACAGGGCAACGTGCAGCTCTATGCACCGACCGTGCTGGCGCAGGGCTCGTCGTTCTCGCATTACGACACCCGCCTCACCCCGAACGCGATCATGGAATACGCGATCAACCAGGACCTGATGGGCCAGATCGACGTGGACCTGACCCCGGCGCTGTTCAAGGATGAAGGCTGGCTGCTCGCTTCGGGCACGCAGAAGCTGCTCACCTGCGACACCGGCATCGCCACCGTCGTTCCGGGTGGCGTGATCGTCGGTGCCAACGTGGTCTCCAACGCGAAGATCATCGCGGGCGACGCCGCCACGCTGGCTGCCTACCGCACGGCGATCCGTGCCTACGCGACCACGCTCGGTAACTCCGGCCTGATCACCCCGACCCAGCTGACCAGCCTCAACGCGTGCTTCAACGACGCGCAGACGCAGGCGCAGTACACGGCGTGGCACGCAGCCATCCCGGACGCCATCGCCCTGGGCAACAACGTTGGCCTCGCCAACCAGGCCGGCGCCGCAGGCAGCACGCGGGTGTATGCGTTGTCGGTTCCGGCCGGCGCCAAGACGCTCACGTTCCGCACCGCGGGTGGTTCGGGTGACGTGTCGATCGCGGTGCAGGCACCGGGCGCGACCGCGTTCACCGCCGTCGCCAACCGCACGGGCAACGCCGAGGTCTACACCAAGGCCACCCCGGCTACCGGCACCTGGTACCTCCAGGTCACCGGCGTGAAGGCCTATTCGGGCGTCACGGTGCAGGCGGTTTACACGCAGTAA